The following coding sequences are from one Arachis hypogaea cultivar Tifrunner chromosome 7, arahy.Tifrunner.gnm2.J5K5, whole genome shotgun sequence window:
- the LOC112703466 gene encoding E3 ubiquitin-protein ligase DA2L isoform X2 has translation MGNKLGRRRQVVDEKFTRPQGLYNHKDVDHKKLRKLILESKLAPCYPGDEETALDREECPICFLYYPSLNRSRCCTKSICTECFLQMKVPNSTRPTQCPFCKTANYAVEYRGVKSKEEKGLEQIEEQRVIEAKIRMRQQELQDEEERLHKRLETGSANVNVAVADVEYSTNAAASSVSVVEHEEIVSSQDSCATSMFRPPPPTVRTNRDDEFDVDLEDIMVMEAIWLSIQEKGKQRNLSFPDVTSGQYVADPHYALPVMDLQTGSSSSPSGGLACAIAALAERQQVTGDSSTISTSENTSFNTQGSRRYYNRIGRDMVSYTPTDNLNEVPTNDTVMTRGHGEWDIVHGQEVAQTSTSYASSAAAEDGDEISLPQSGDIDGGLQSTTNPIVPESFEEQMMLAMAVSLAEAQAMSSGHGASWQ, from the exons ATGGGTAATAAACTTGGGAGGAGGAGGCAAGTGGTAGATGAAAAATTCACAAGGCCACAAGGGCTGTATAATCATAAAGATGTTGATCATAAAAAGCTGAGGAAGCTTATACTCGAATCGAAGCTTGCTCCTTGCTATCCTGGAGATGAAGAAACTGCATTGGATCGGGAAGAATGCCCAATTTGCTTTCTG TATTATCCAAGTCTAAACAGATCAAGATGTTGCACAAAAAGTATTTGTACAG AGTGCTTTTTGCAGATGAAAGTTCCGAATTCAACTCGGCCTACCCA ATGTCCCTTTTGCAAAACAGCAAATTATGCTGTGGAGTATCGTGGCGTtaaatcaaaagaagaaaaggggtTGGAGCAGATT GAAGAGCAACGCGTTATAGAAGCCAAAATTAGGATGCGACAGCAAGAACTTCAGGATGAAGAGGAAAGATTGCATAAAAGACTAGAAACAGGATCTGCCAATGTGAATGTGGCAGTTGCAGATGTTGAATACAGCACAAATGCAG CTGCATCTTCAGTTTCTGTTGTTGAACATGAGGAAATTGTTTCATCTCAAGACTCATGTGCCACCTCTATGTTTAGACCACCGCCTCCAACTGTGAGGACCAATAG agatgatgaatttgatgttgatcTTGAAGACATAATGGTCATGGAAGCAATCTGGCTTTCTATTCAG GAGAAAGGCAAGCAGAGAAATCTATCTTTCCCCGATGTTACTTCTGGACAATACGTAGCTGATCCTCACTATGCTTTACCTGTCATGGATCTACAGACTGGATCATCCTCATCCCCGTCTGGCGGTCTTGCTTGTGCCATTGCAGCTCTTGCTGAGCGTCAACAAGTAACTGGAGATTCATCTACAATCTCCACCAGTGAAAACACATCATTTAACACACAAGGTTCCAGAAGGTATTATAACAGGATTGGTAGAGATATGGTTAGTTATACACCTACAGACAACCTCAATGAGGTGCCGACAAATGATACTGTCATGACTAGGGGTCATGGTGAATGGGACATAGTTCATGGACAGGAGGTGGCTCAAACGTCAACTAGCTATGCCAGCTCTGCTGCAGCTGAAGATGGTGATGAGATATCGTTGCCACAATCTGGGGACATTGATGGAGGCCTTCAAAGTACTACAAACCCCATCGTTCCCGAGAGTTTTGAGGAGCAGATGATGCTAGCTATGGCTGTCTCTTTAGCTGAAGCTCAAGCAATGTCAAGTGGACATGGTGCTTCATGGCAGTAG
- the LOC112703466 gene encoding E3 ubiquitin-protein ligase DA2L isoform X1 yields MGNKLGRRRQVVDEKFTRPQGLYNHKDVDHKKLRKLILESKLAPCYPGDEETALDREECPICFLYYPSLNRSRCCTKSICTECFLQMKVPNSTRPTQCPFCKTANYAVEYRGVKSKEEKGLEQIEEQRVIEAKIRMRQQELQDEEERLHKRLETGSANVNVAVADVEYSTNAAAASSVSVVEHEEIVSSQDSCATSMFRPPPPTVRTNRDDEFDVDLEDIMVMEAIWLSIQEKGKQRNLSFPDVTSGQYVADPHYALPVMDLQTGSSSSPSGGLACAIAALAERQQVTGDSSTISTSENTSFNTQGSRRYYNRIGRDMVSYTPTDNLNEVPTNDTVMTRGHGEWDIVHGQEVAQTSTSYASSAAAEDGDEISLPQSGDIDGGLQSTTNPIVPESFEEQMMLAMAVSLAEAQAMSSGHGASWQ; encoded by the exons ATGGGTAATAAACTTGGGAGGAGGAGGCAAGTGGTAGATGAAAAATTCACAAGGCCACAAGGGCTGTATAATCATAAAGATGTTGATCATAAAAAGCTGAGGAAGCTTATACTCGAATCGAAGCTTGCTCCTTGCTATCCTGGAGATGAAGAAACTGCATTGGATCGGGAAGAATGCCCAATTTGCTTTCTG TATTATCCAAGTCTAAACAGATCAAGATGTTGCACAAAAAGTATTTGTACAG AGTGCTTTTTGCAGATGAAAGTTCCGAATTCAACTCGGCCTACCCA ATGTCCCTTTTGCAAAACAGCAAATTATGCTGTGGAGTATCGTGGCGTtaaatcaaaagaagaaaaggggtTGGAGCAGATT GAAGAGCAACGCGTTATAGAAGCCAAAATTAGGATGCGACAGCAAGAACTTCAGGATGAAGAGGAAAGATTGCATAAAAGACTAGAAACAGGATCTGCCAATGTGAATGTGGCAGTTGCAGATGTTGAATACAGCACAAATGCAG CAGCTGCATCTTCAGTTTCTGTTGTTGAACATGAGGAAATTGTTTCATCTCAAGACTCATGTGCCACCTCTATGTTTAGACCACCGCCTCCAACTGTGAGGACCAATAG agatgatgaatttgatgttgatcTTGAAGACATAATGGTCATGGAAGCAATCTGGCTTTCTATTCAG GAGAAAGGCAAGCAGAGAAATCTATCTTTCCCCGATGTTACTTCTGGACAATACGTAGCTGATCCTCACTATGCTTTACCTGTCATGGATCTACAGACTGGATCATCCTCATCCCCGTCTGGCGGTCTTGCTTGTGCCATTGCAGCTCTTGCTGAGCGTCAACAAGTAACTGGAGATTCATCTACAATCTCCACCAGTGAAAACACATCATTTAACACACAAGGTTCCAGAAGGTATTATAACAGGATTGGTAGAGATATGGTTAGTTATACACCTACAGACAACCTCAATGAGGTGCCGACAAATGATACTGTCATGACTAGGGGTCATGGTGAATGGGACATAGTTCATGGACAGGAGGTGGCTCAAACGTCAACTAGCTATGCCAGCTCTGCTGCAGCTGAAGATGGTGATGAGATATCGTTGCCACAATCTGGGGACATTGATGGAGGCCTTCAAAGTACTACAAACCCCATCGTTCCCGAGAGTTTTGAGGAGCAGATGATGCTAGCTATGGCTGTCTCTTTAGCTGAAGCTCAAGCAATGTCAAGTGGACATGGTGCTTCATGGCAGTAG